A stretch of Endozoicomonas sp. SCSIO W0465 DNA encodes these proteins:
- a CDS encoding transposase, with the protein MSGFPKDQCLDLDVEWPGFKAWPFRLVVRWNDKKQKWVFVVTNLNRVEFTLSDVLQAYRLRWQIELIFKEIKSYSGWHRFNTKSATLVFSLILMSFVVVTLKRYLAHAAQANLCESGSIEEISTHKVMKSGTHLFGNVISSLMNAGKSLVSCIKKLLDFWGNNAKREHPARDGCSGRTRLGFCAVGGA; encoded by the coding sequence CTGTCTGGCTTCCCCAAAGACCAGTGCCTCGACCTGGATGTAGAATGGCCGGGATTCAAAGCCTGGCCATTCCGCTTGGTTGTCCGCTGGAATGACAAAAAACAGAAGTGGGTTTTCGTTGTGACCAACCTGAACCGGGTGGAGTTCACCTTGAGTGATGTGCTCCAGGCCTATCGTCTACGGTGGCAGATAGAGCTGATTTTCAAAGAGATCAAATCCTATTCAGGGTGGCATCGTTTTAACACCAAATCAGCGACACTGGTGTTTAGCCTGATTCTGATGTCCTTTGTGGTTGTGACGTTGAAAAGGTACCTTGCCCATGCTGCACAGGCGAACCTCTGTGAAAGTGGGAGCATTGAGGAAATCTCGACGCACAAGGTGATGAAAAGTGGGACTCACCTGTTTGGTAATGTGATTTCATCGTTGATGAATGCAGGAAAGTCATTGGTCTCATGCATTAAAAAGCTACTGGACTTCTGGGGAAATAATGCGAAACGAGAACACCCTGCACGGGATGGTTGTTCAGGGCGTACAAGATTAGGCTTCTGTGCAGTGGGTGGAGCTTAA